DNA from Alnus glutinosa chromosome 2, dhAlnGlut1.1, whole genome shotgun sequence:
TTCCCGGAGCTAGTGGTTGTGGATTTTTCTGCTTTGTATATTCTCTTGTGTGTACTATTGCTCATAGTGTGTCTACTTGTAATGCATAAATGTTTTATGAGCTTATTTGTTGCCTGTGATAGACTAGACCAGCCCTCTTAACTTGTTTAGTATAGGCTTAATGGTATAAGAGTGATTTTAATTGGTGTgcttgtaatatttgtgtattgtgtTTAGGCACCTATTTCAAGTACCTCTATCcttaatatttataatatttgtaatatttgtagGACTTGGTTTCTAACTTAAGGTTTAAGAGGGGTCTTGTACTTCTATTTTTGTATTGCCTTCCTGCGCTTTCAATAATATATGATATtacatgctatttgttaaaaaaaaaaattatatcattcaTCATTATTGTAGGTAAGATCCTTTCAAAGTCTTCGCGGCTATCAAACATCATTTGAAAACGGTAAAGTCAGATCCTTATCAAATCAAAGATCCATGTGATGCCGACATCGAAAGCGACCACCGAATTCATTTACCATCACCATTATCATTATTCAATGAGAGTTGCCAACAGGAGAATTCTGAAACAAaaacttcttttattattagaaATCATGTTTACAAATTTTGTGAACACGTCTCTATTCCTCAACTAATCTCGCAGTGTTTCCACCAGTTAGCTCCCAAGAAGCTTCGtaatctcttcttttttttcgttttctttttgtctcttcttcttttgggcTAAGATTTTGGAATTCAGAAAGCAAAAATGCCAACTTTTCATCGGTTCATCTGGTCTTAAAGTAACAGCGCTGCGTGCTTCAACAACTTCctattaatttacaaatcagATTCGGCCTACTCAACAAGCTCCAACTTCTTCCTGATCATCATGTTGTTGAGACGTCAGTCGGCTTACAAATCTATCCAGGGCCTCCTTCATCCACCAATGTTGACAAACTTCTCTAGCTTCTTCCACACTCATCTATAGCCATATATAAACATCAGCAACTCATGATTAAAAAGACCCttcaaaaaaatccaaattttagGCAACGCATTCACATCCAAAAGCACTATTTTAGCATACCCATTTCCTTTGGCGGTGTTTCTTCTCTGGCCAGAAATCTAACTGCTCTCGCACATGCAAAGGGTACATGTATCCGTCATAGTAAGTATCGTGGGTTTTGCTCTTGAAACTCCATTTACCCAATTGACGCTGCATAAAGATATTTCAAATGTCAACAACATTGCACGGTCaaaataatttaacatagtattagaCAACATGTCTCAAGTTCAACACGTGTGGGATCTCACTTGTTAAGAGAAAGTCCGATCCGCTaaagtttttgggataaataataatttaaccaGAATAGGAACGGTAGAGAACCACTAACCTCGATAATGCCTTTTACCCCTGCTTCCTCAACGGTCTCTCGTGAAGCCGCCTCTGTAATGGATTCATCTAGTTCCCAACCTCCCTGGTAATTAATTACAGACAGGGAACATATTAATGAgagatgaaaaaattgaaataatatgTCATTTAAACTTAATTGATACAACGCAACAAGAACATCGTAATCGTATAACCAAGAACAACAATCTGGGTACCTTTGGGAACAACATCCCTTTGCCTTTCTGTGAACTGATGACAAGAACTTCTAATTCTCGTGCTTCTTCCGAGGAAGTTGGCGTTGTAATCTTGTATCTGTATGGTATACATCTACATAATAGAATAGATCAATGAATTCTTTATTAGCATTCGGCTCAATCATAAAATTAACGTTGAAATTGTATGATTTTGTACAAAAATTCGAGTCCGGGGGATTTTCCTTGAACCCAGGACGACACTCGGACACTCTTGTTTTCCTTAAAACTAAACAGATGGACCCATCAATTGTTTTAAAACGAATTCCTTTTTTGTGAAAgaaacttcaagaaactaattcaCATTCACATTGCTAAACGTCGACAGATGATCACACAAGCCAATAGAAAGAAATGTCGGCTCGTGGCccccaacaaaaagaaaagaaaagaaggtaaTCCATTTTCATCACGCTGCAATTGACTTTCGATCGTGATGCTTTGACCAGCTCAACTAAGAAAATGGTTAGAGGGACATCTGTTGAAAAGAAACAAGCAATGACACTGTTCTGTTTTACACAGCGCTTAAAACATCGATTttgccttttaattttttcatgaaatttgcATGCAATGAGTGTATTTGGCTACAATTCACTAGAACAAGTCAAAGTTTTATCCAATTTCAGTACTGATGGTGGAATTAAAGGACTTTTTAAACCTTCAAATGCCTCAATGAAAGCCAATCTACAACCATTGCAATCAGAAGGCCAAAGGGACCCCAAAAGAAATCGAAAAACTTCAAGTAATATCAAATTTCCAGAGGAATTAACCCATTTAAGTAATTTAACGAACATATTTCAGCTTAATCTTTCTCCATTTCATGAAACGAGGCAAGAAACtagaaaaaaggagagagagagagagagagagagagagagagagagacgtaccCTACAACTTGGCGACGACCCATGTAGTAGCGTTGCAAATGCCTTCCGGTGCGAGATACCAAAGCAACCATGTTTTCTTGAGACACCAAAGTCAccatttttatgttcttttgaaGGGTGTAGATTCCTGAAAACAAGCCTACAAAACTGCGATCTCAAAACAAAGAGAACAGGCCGGACTCTTAAAAAGAAGATGGGGTTACTTGTTCCAAACTATATAATGATCACAAGAAGAACTGGTGATGTTCTTGATGTTTCCGTTCCTTCTATTAGTGGATAACATGAACGAAAGGGGCAGCTGAACTACCCCTTTAATAAGGAAAGAGCGCCCCTtacaaaacgaaaaaaaaaaaaaacaagactaCGTGTCGCTGACGCGTCACCTGACTTTTTTATATGGTTGTTAGCAATTCGACcgaaatggaaaaaataaaaggtaattTAGACTTTGCTCATGGTTTTACAATgacaaaatgtaagtttgataATCCACTTCAGACGTCATGAAATACAGCGAATCTCACCGTATTtctatatgagaaatgattcatcCACGATCTATATTGCATAATTATTTcataatcaaaatatataaagtGAGACTCATGTATGTAAGTCTTACTTAATGTATTTTAGGATTAGGAAATAATTATGGAAAggttgtaattttatcatttctctatttcattattttcatgtgaaaataattaaaaatatatatataaatatgatattattttatgataaaatattttaaaagtcttcgagtttacttttttttagggGACCTAACCAACCACTTAACCtgccttcaaaaaaaaaaaaaaaaaaaaacaaagaaaaggacCTCAATAATTAAAACAACCGTCgtttattataaaatataatctcATTACAAACACTAAGAGGTATCAATTGGAACGACTTTGGAAAAGCCAAAAATTCAGTTCCCGCCAAATTTTGTAAACAGCGGCGGCAATCATCAATTTAGTCATAAAAGATTAGAAAAAGACTTGGCCCTAGTCACCCAATAATGTTCTTCCAATTCATCAAAGAAGTTGGAATGTTGCTGTCAGGGTGAAATAGTGTTGCTTGTTCACATTGTGTGGTTTATATATGTGGTACAATTTCGATTTTTGAATGTCATAAAAAGCTTTGACTTCTATCCCTAAATACTAATTGATTTtctgataaaatagtcaaaagTTTGATCTAACAAATGTTATCAGAGTCAGAATTATGAGTTTGAGACACAAGAGCATCATGTTGAGAGAAAGATTGTTTGGATGTAACTGTGCCGCTCTGCTCATGTAAACAGCTCTTAGAACATTCTTTGCGGGGTACGATTTCAAATGCcaataaaaattttgatttcttttattaaataccaattaattttcaaatgagACGTCAAAGGCCCGGTCCAACGGTCGCATTTACCCGGCAATG
Protein-coding regions in this window:
- the LOC133859423 gene encoding nudix hydrolase 18, mitochondrial-like, with protein sequence MVTLVSQENMVALVSRTGRHLQRYYMGRRQVVGCIPYRYKITTPTSSEEARELEVLVISSQKGKGMLFPKGGWELDESITEAASRETVEEAGVKGIIERQLGKWSFKSKTHDTYYDGYMYPLHVREQLDFWPEKKHRQRKWMSVEEAREVCQHWWMKEALDRFVSRLTSQQHDDQEEVGAC